The DNA window AATTTGTTCATTTGATATTCCTGTTGTATATCAGAGTTTTGGTGGCTTTGAATTTGGATTCCAGGCTGtgtttttcttgattaaaattttgatgtttGTCTGCTTGCTTGCATCCAAGTGCTAGGTCTTTTGAGcaatatttgatgattttttttctttcccttctctgTACAATAGTTTTTAAAGGTAGGAGATATGATCTTGGACACTTCCAACTCTAAGTCAAGTCTTCTAGTATGGACATATAGTCTTATTGACTAGTTCATCTTTCGTAATGGTTGGTTCAAGCATAGGGCAGTTCATGCAATATAAGCTTTTACTTGGTGGGTTAATCCAATGAATGGAACATGTGGGGGAAATTGCCATTAAAGAAgtttatttaacattaataaatttatttgttctgaatcatttctttttttattcaagagaATATTCTATGTAGTGCTTATCCTTTGGATATTACGTGATTCAATTTTCGACTGTGATGTTTTGTCTCCATGACCAGATTggcttttcttctctttgaagTTTGGAAGGCTTGTCAAGTTTTGTGGCAGTAGCTGGGGGTGGTGATCCTTTGCCTTAAATAAGGTCTTCTTCTGTAAAAGCTTTCCTCATCCCCATTTGTCgttaattttctatttcttcGTGGACACAATATTaacctattattatttttgtgttttaaaaatacttttgaaaaaattgaggattttttattttttttcttcaaattaatagttttttgatattttccaaTTATTCtgttgttaaaaataactttttaaaaatataaaaatattattttaatttattttcaagtaaaaaatattttgaaaagtaaccgcatCTACACTTTTAAATATCCATTTAGGCTTTCGTGCTTGGgattatttaaatgaattttggtttaaatgaatttttttatttaaaattatttttatatatatattttcaatcattttaatatattaatattaaaaataaattttaaaaaataaaaaatatacattattttaatatatttctaaaaataaaatattttaaaaaataatctttttaccattctttttataataatgttgTTTATTACTTGAGCAAGCAAGagccagattttttttttcttggtataaGTTGAAGGAATGCAAAtatgaacataaaattttaaaaaaaaattagaagaaaaccACAAGAATTTCTACTGAACAATCTTTGCTAATTGATAAGATttggaaaatcaaaattaatgatcTGCAACAAGTGTTTAGTTAAGATATTCAcactaacaaaaacaattaaaaagaaattaatatcaCCTATACATGGTGATTTAAGAGACTTCCATATAtagaacaatataatttttcaagattttttatcaATGATGTATCAATATTAGGTTATAACATAATAcacccaacataaaaaaaaaaaaaaaacaatacaaaagcACATTCCAAAAACTAACTTATCATATTTGGAAAaagttcttcccaaaacattcACTcgataatattttgaaatttatgaaTGCAACGGTGTAAATAATTGAGTGTCTGAGAGTGtagttatgattgttttttaaaatacttttcatgttgaaatgtattaaaatgatatatttttttattttttaaaaattatttttaagatcaacgcatcaaaaatattcaaaacacaaaaaattaatttttaataaaaaaatttagattttttaaaaacacaggtATAGCACGGAGAGAGAATGGATTAAAGTCTGATTGAAGTGTGATAATTTCGAtattcaaaaactaatttaataacaCTTCAgccttaaaatgaaaaagaaaaagaaaacataatttgcaagaattctcttttttttaaaaaaaaaaaaaaaaaactagtgtgaACAGGAAAATTCTTACACTTGACCCAACCAATCATCATGACACAACCACCATACACAAATGGTCCCACAGCAGAAACAACCTCAACATTTCCTAAAAATACATCTGTCCAGTTctataagaaataaaacaaaaataaaaaagagtcaaAATCAATGAGGCAATCCAACCAATCAAAACACAAGGGTTCTTGATCACGCCGATAACTAATTTAGTTTAGTAACCAAACACTCCTTCTATACTCTCTCCCTTTCTATATAAAGTGACCCGACCAATCCCTAGGCTGCTTCCCCTTACTTCTACGCACATTGATTTACTGGGCACTCCAGATATTggcgtctctctctctccctcgcTCTTGATCACAGCCTCCCCTCTCCCCGGGTACCATTTCTAGGGTTTCTTCTTTCTGTATTTACTTCACTTGTTCTGGGTTTTATTTTTGGGATTTCTCTCTAGGGTTTGtgggttttttgttgtttaatggTTTTGAGCTGGTTGATTGAGATTTTTATCTGGGGTGTGCGatttatggtttgttttttgtgggtttgttttttattgaggaATTGAGATTGTTTAGGTGGTAAATGTTGTGTTTTTACGTGATTGGTTAGTTttgtactcttttttttgttttcgtttaggggttgttttttaaatcatcgTCTTGGTTTGGCGATTTAGTGTtctattttttatgggtttttgttGTATTTGAGTTGTTGTGGTTCCATAGGAGTTGAAGATTGTGTTTTTGCAAAATgggtttgtcttttttttgttgttgtgtatgTGAGTTATTTTTCTGTTAAAGTTTTGATTTGTGTTGGGTTTTATCTTGATCAAGCTgagattgtgtttttttcagctgatattgattgttatttacGAGATTGTGtgatttagggtttttgtttttgatcggttttattatgtatatttaAATACTGTCCTTGTGAAGTgattaaggttatttttttttctaaactggATGTCGCAATGTATTGAGTTTGAGCTGATTTTCTTGCTGtttgttcttttcttgatttcaatttttttggtccTTTGAGTGTGTGGTATTTGGCTTGTGACTTGATTGTTTTGCTTGCCTTTGTTTTCTGGTTTGTCTTGATTAGATTAGAATCTGTCTtggtttgatattattttttattacttttactTAGTTTTATTGGACCAGTGTGGCTAATAGAATGTCTGAATCAGGAATTATACTGCACACCCAATGTCTTTTGATCTCTACGAGACACAAGCGTCATTACTTTGGTGTGGTTTTGGGTTTATGACCCAGGGGAGGCCGTGGTGTTCGTGGAAGTTCATATTTAGACACTGGACCTGACCCTTCacttctctgtttttcttttgacaCAAGAGTGTCATCCTTGCTGCTTTCAATATTTAGATTCATTGTTTGTGCAAAAGACAAAAAGTATTAGTGTATTAGATTTGGCTACCAGCCTGGTAACAACACTGCTTCATACAACATTTTTCTAGCTGCTTGTGAAGGATCACACGGTGTATTGTGATTTGGTTTTTCTTTCGTTGAAGCTCTGTTGGATTTTCTCAATGGGGAGAAATAGTTCATTGCCTCCTGGCTTTAGGTTCCATCCAACTGATGTGGAACTGGTAAAATACTATCTGAAAAGAAAAGTGCTGGGGaagaaatttcattttcaagcAATTGCAGAGATTGAGATTAACAAATATGCCCCGTGGGATCTTCCCAATAAATCTTGTTTGAGAACTAGGGATCTGAAATGGTACTTCTTTTGCCCTACAGAAAAGAAGTATGCAAGTGGGGTAAGAAAGAAGCGTGCCACTGATATTGGTTATTGGAAAACCACTGGCAAAGACAGATCTGTTCAGTACAAAAATGAAGTTGTCGGGATGATAAAAACTTTGGTTTTTCATATTGGCAAGCCACCTAGAGGGGAGCGAACAGACTGGGTTATGTATGAATATAGACTTGAAGAAAAAGAGTTGGCTGACAAAGGAATTGCTCAAGATGAGTACGTCCTCTGTCAGATATTCAAGAAGGATGGACCTGGTCCAAAAAATGGTGCGCAGTATGGAGCACCATTTAATGAGGATGAATgggatgatggtgatgatgaggtgGAGAAGGAAGTGAATGCCCAGCCAGCTATTTTACCTGCTCTCATGGATGCACCTGCATTTATGCTGCCAAACAATCCAAACATGACCATCGCTACAAGCTCATGCGTGCCAGAGAGCATGTGCACTGGACCGCTTATATCATGCCCTTCCCAAGCCCCATCAACAGCTTGCACTACCCTTCCTAGGGTTTCTAATGATGATGTTGCTTCTACAAAAGCTCTTCAGTTTGTGCATGGGGGTGTGAATGGTGGTGAAGCTGATTCTTTTGCTGGCATGTCAGCACCAGCTTTTCAACAACCATGTAACCCCAACAGTTCCATCCTTGCTAGCTCTAGCTCATATGTACCAGAAAATACGTGCTCTGCTTACATTCCTAGCGTGGGTGCTACTCAAGTGGAAGCTCCTCAAATTGTGGATGACAATGATGATATCCTTTCAATGCTGGCTGTCTTCTACAATGACAATCCTGAGGTCTGTTTATTTGTCCTTTTAACTCAATGTATATAATTATTTACTAAGCTTTTGGCTGTGTGCTAAAAGCAGTGGCAGTTGGAAAATTGACTTTTTTGAATAGGTCTTATGGATCTATTTCTTATCATCTAATCTAATTAGTTCTTGGGACTtcattaattatgtaattaaaccTATTGTTTCTAGGTTTTGCTTTGTGTAGTTATGGAGGCATTGCTAATCATTTGTTAAATTTTCTTGATTGTTATAATGTATTACATGGCaggattttttttccccaaaattttcttttgacttgctTCTCAGGTTGGGCATGGGTATGTTACTTGCTATTTGCTGTTTCATGGCCGCTTAGTTTCTAAAATCTATTATCTCTTgccttgtcttttcttttctgctaAAGTacttcagttttttatttgcaattttattgaaatttttatctaataacttaattgaaatttgatttggaTTCAGAGTGCGGACTTTGGTGGGATTGCAAAGCCAGAGACTGATATATTTCAGAACTTGGGAGACCTTCCCACCCTGGAAGGTGGTGGGGATAGTATCCCCATCTCACAATATTTCATGGATCCAACGCTTCCAGGCAGTGCGGACTTTGGTGGGATTGCAAAGCCAGGGACTGATATATTTCAGAACTTGGGAGACCTTCCCACCCTGGAAGGTGGTGCGGACTTTTTGGAGCTGATGGATCTAGAGACCCCGCTCTATCATAGTTGGGGGAAATAAATGTAATTCCtacacttttttattattaaaaaataatcataaattgttTACGGGCTTTTATAGAGATTTAATCCAGTGATTCATACTTTTATAGTGTGAATTGGTTTTAAATCAATGTGTACTTGAAATTTGTTTCGAACTTGGTCAGTTCTGATATGATGAAATCCAAGAACTACTTTTCATTAGAAGTTTCGATGTCAAGTTAACAATAGTCTTGTTATTTTTCAGCAAGCTGTTTTGAATGATTTCTGCATGgctaaattttagtttttataatctGGTATTGTCAATAAAATGAACAGTGGCTACTACCTACACTGAAGCCGAGTTGCCCTAATACTATATGGATGTATATGCTGAACACTGAccaatagttaaaaatataaagacaagGCAAGCTTGTATATCTGATAAATATATGGTGATGTCTGTCGAGGGTGAAGGACGAAGCTGATTTGTCATGAGAATAGTCCTTGTATAAATGCCAAGGATTCCCTATTTCATCACACCATGATTTTGAATCACCCTGTAAATAATCGAGCCCGATCTCGTATATCATGaagggatttgttttttatagttttagatTTGGATTAATTACATTCGCAGTGCTTGAAATTTATGGATAGTATCAATCAAGCGCATCATCTCATCTTTAACAGTTAATAACTTAATATCCGGTCCCTGGCAAGATTCTTGCTGAAACACAGTTTTATTGGTTTCATAGGTAGGGCATATTGGATTAATTACAGTCTCAATCTTGTTCAGCCTCTATCAGTATGATCGCTCGATGCTCGCATCATCTCATCTTTAGAAGTTAACATCCGGTCCCTTGCAAGTTTCTCTTGCTGAAACACAGTTTCGTTGATTCATAGGTAGAACATATTGGATTAATTACGTAGCCTCAATCTTGTTCAGCCTATATCAGCATGATCGCTCGATGCTAATCAAAATCGATCTAGCTATGCATCTCATCCACAATGTCACTAGTTCTGCACTCATCTATGATTGCCACCCCCAGTATATAAcgaaatgggaaaaaaatagaaacaatagCTACCCTATAGGTTCTTATTTGAACAATGTGACAGAAGTGCAAGGGCTCCGAGCATTGTTGTCACTGCAATCAGGGAAAGCAAGCACTTCTCAGAAGCCCACCAAATTCAGATACGTGCTTGTGCTCTATGCTTCATGCTGTAATTTCCCATACATTTCGAAGCATCCCTTTGTTCAGCCTCTTATCTTGGGAAGAGAAGGAATAAGGAAAAACATGTGACCGTCCATCGTCACACTGATCTTGTTCCCTATTCTTGCTTCTTCCTTGACTGATTTCTTGTGAGAATGGCTTGCAAACATTGATCCAAAACATGCATAACTTGGCTACTTCATTAATTATGACCTTCCACTGCAACATAAAGCATGAGCAGATAGACTGTAAATTAAAAGTTGAGGGGAGAATAAATTCCTCACACGACAAACTATTTACCTGATCTGACCTTGACACCAAATTCTACTGCACAAAAAACTAAACAAGCTTAGTTGATTGATTTAATGAAGCATTTCACCTGGAGTGTGAGAATGGATTGGTATTGTAGAGTTTTTAAGGACCAATTTCTATCCAAACTAATATAACAAGATTGACTAGCTTTCTTTTGGAATTGATTCCTACCTACTTGCTTGGTTTCCCAAATTAATCTATGGAAGACCCTATGCTTGCACACTGATGGATAAACAAAGCAGGGATGTCCTTTCAAAATGACAAGGTTTTGTCATTCAAAATATCTGACATAATACCAATGGCTAGCTGatgatcaaaaaaaaaacaggagttTTACTACCCAGAGATGACAGCTATATCTGCAACAATCTCTTGATAAGCATTGGTCTTCCTAATGATAGAAACAGTTGATTGATGCTTCAAATACATATTGTGAAGTTGTAGAAGTTACTTTCTACTCATACAAATACGTTGCCTGTAAGATGTTTCCAAGGAATGAGAGGCTCATACCTTTCTATCACATAAATATAGAAATGAAATGAGATTTTATcgatatatttttatgtatctTTGCAAAATAAATACACGCCTCCACTAGGCATGTTCGTGTTGGTGCATGCCAAGCTTTAGTGTGCCAAGCCCCAAGCATACTGGGTTTGGCCAATATCAGACCTAATAGTTGCTAGGTCTAGCGTTTGCAAGACCTAAAAGCAATTGAGTCTGGTTAGTGCCAAACCTATAGAGCTGGCATGCGCGAGCACAAATACACCCTAGTGAAGGCGTGTTAAGTCTAGTCAAAGCTAAACCCAAAAGCTGATTGGATCTAGCTAGCGTCAAACCTAGCACTACCAAGCTTTGGGCATGTTGGGTTTGGCCAATGTCAGACCCAATCATGGTTAGACTTGACAGTGTGCCAAACTCATGCATGTTGGGTCTCATACTAGTCAAACCTAGCCATGACTGGGTTTGGTAATGTACCAAGCTCCAGACGCGTTAGTCCTGGCCAATGCTAGACCCAAAGGTTACTAGGTCTAGCATTGGCCAAACTCATATATTGTTGGGTAGAGGTGATaattttcgattcggttcggtttttatcaaaaaaaaataaccaaaccaaaattttttttttgaaaaaaaaactgaaaccgaaccgaaaccgggtcaaaccgaccggtttcggttcggttcggttcggttttttaggacaaaaaccggttcaaaccggtttggctcggttttccgggtttggctcggttttccagttttggcttggttttctcgattttggctcagtttttttcggtttggctcggtgtttttcggtttggctcggttttggctcggtttttccggtttctgttcggttcagttcggttttttcggttttttgtttataaaatcgaaaccgaaccgaaccggccggttttttcaaaaatttaatcggttttttttcggttcagttttttcggtttttttttccaattttctcggtttaatcggttttccagtttttttgctcacccctattgT is part of the Populus trichocarpa isolate Nisqually-1 chromosome 7, P.trichocarpa_v4.1, whole genome shotgun sequence genome and encodes:
- the LOC7485068 gene encoding NAC domain-containing protein 82 isoform X1, which translates into the protein MGRNSSLPPGFRFHPTDVELVKYYLKRKVLGKKFHFQAIAEIEINKYAPWDLPNKSCLRTRDLKWYFFCPTEKKYASGVRKKRATDIGYWKTTGKDRSVQYKNEVVGMIKTLVFHIGKPPRGERTDWVMYEYRLEEKELADKGIAQDEYVLCQIFKKDGPGPKNGAQYGAPFNEDEWDDGDDEVEKEVNAQPAILPALMDAPAFMLPNNPNMTIATSSCVPESMCTGPLISCPSQAPSTACTTLPRVSNDDVASTKALQFVHGGVNGGEADSFAGMSAPAFQQPCNPNSSILASSSSYVPENTCSAYIPSVGATQVEAPQIVDDNDDILSMLAVFYNDNPESADFGGIAKPETDIFQNLGDLPTLEGGGDSIPISQYFMDPTLPGSADFGGIAKPGTDIFQNLGDLPTLEGGADFLELMDLETPLYHSWGK
- the LOC7485068 gene encoding NAC domain-containing protein 82 isoform X2, giving the protein MGRNSSLPPGFRFHPTDVELVKYYLKRKVLGKKFHFQAIAEIEINKYAPWDLPNKSCLRTRDLKWYFFCPTEKKYASGVRKKRATDIGYWKTTGKDRSVQYKNEVVGMIKTLVFHIGKPPRGERTDWVMYEYRLEEKELADKGIAQDEYVLCQIFKKDGPGPKNGAQYGAPFNEDEWDDGDDEVEKEVNAQPAILPALMDAPAFMLPNNPNMTIATSSCVPESMCTGPLISCPSQAPSTACTTLPRVSNDDVASTKALQFVHGGVNGGEADSFAGMSAPAFQQPCNPNSSILASSSSYVPENTCSAYIPSVGATQVEAPQIVDDNDDILSMLAVFYNDNPEDFFSPKFSFDLLLRLGMECGLWWDCKARD